TAACACCTGTGAAAGAAGCAGCAAAGAACACCGTTAAATCGGTACTAAAAAAACTAGGGATAACCTTTAAATAACTCTCTTGTTTTCTAATATTAATTTGTACTTTTGTAATACTCTTAGTTCAATATCCTAAAGAATGGAAAAATTATCACAAAACTGGTTTATTGAAGGCAATATCGACGCTGAGTTGAAAAAGTATTTATTGCTCGCATACCTCCAGCAAGTAAAGGAGAACTTTGAACATTTTAAACTTTATCCCAACCTGGCGGAACTCATTTCTCATTACCGCAATTTGGTAAGTTTTAGGGAGTCAAAGAATTTGGTACAACAAAACTTCCCTGAAATACTGACCGACTTAGACGCACAACAATTTAAACTTATATATGAAAAAGCTGTTTCTGACGATGAGCTAATGAAAGAAATTATGAACATTGTGAACCAAAGTATTGGGCTAATGAAATATGTCCTAGACCAAGGCAAAGACATTTATGAAACAATTGAAAGTAGAATTAAAATAGAACCAGTTGGCATAGTGCCCATTTATAAGTATGATGGTTATTTGTTTCTAAAAACATATAGCGACAAGACCACCAAGGTATATCAATATCATATTGCTGCATTTGCTCAAAACGCCCAAGAATACAGAAGCATCAAAACCCAATGGGTGGGCGATTATGATCACAACCTCAGCACGCATTTTGAATTTATAAAGCAAGATTTGGTAAAAAAAAATAAGTTTTTGCCCAACCCTGCTGCATTTGCGGCACATGCCGATATGGAAATACCGATTTTGGAATCACTTTTGCCAATCGTTAAAAGAAAAATTATCCAATATATTTAAAACCCTAAAATTAATAATAACATGCAAAGGTATTTCTCAATCATTATCGTAGCTATCTCCATCAGTGGTTTAGCGTTTGTCCCAAAAAAAAGTGTAGATACACTTGTCAGTGTCAAAACCTGTGAAGTCAATTTAACAGGCACTTCTCCAGCTACTGATGTTGCAGCCGTGACCAAAACAATGATAGGTGTAATAAATCTTGCCAGTAGCAAATTTGTTTTTAAAATTAAAATGAACACTTTTGAATTTGAGAACAAATCGATGCAAGATCACTACAATGAAAAATACTTGGAAACAGAAAAATACAAATATGGAACTTTTTCTGGCACCATGGATAAAACAATTGACGTGAGCAAAAATAATACTACCAATACCAATATTAAGGGGACATTGGAAATTCACGGAGTACAAAAAGTGCGGACAATACCTGTTTCTATAAAAGTAGAAAACAAAAAAATTACCATTACAACCACCTTTAATGTGAACTTAAAAGAACATAATATTGAAGTGCCTTCATTGGTATTTGCCAAAATAGGAGAAGATATTAAAGTAGACATGGTGACAAACTTGGAATAAAAACATACAGCTTTCAAAAAGTCTTGATTATTTTGATAGTCAAGGCTTTTTTATTTTGTACCTTTGCCCCCCGCTGAAAAAATGGCAGGAAGTTTCAACTGGCATAATTAGTGAAATGCCGAACAATATCTTTTAATCAAATTTTATAACAATAATACATCAAACAAAAATGGTAAATTTTAAACCCCTAGCAGACCGTGTTCTAGTAGAACCCGCTGCAGCCGAAACTAAAACAGCAGGTGGAATCATTATTCCCGACACTGCTAAAGAAAAGCCACAACGTGGAATTATAATTGCTGCTGGCCCTGGCAAAAAAGACGAGCCAACATCAGTAAAAGCTGGTGACAGTATTTTGTATGGTAAATATGCCGGCACAGAAATTACTATCGACGGAAAAGATTATCTCATCATGCGTGAGAGCGACATCTTCGCTATTGTATAATAGCTTTTGTAAAATAAAAATTATTAATTTTAAACTAAAAAACAACAATAATGGCAAAACAAATATTATTTAATCTAGAAGCCCGCGATGGTTTGAAACGCGGCGTTGATACACTGGCTAA
This window of the Bacteroidota bacterium genome carries:
- a CDS encoding YceI family protein; the encoded protein is MQRYFSIIIVAISISGLAFVPKKSVDTLVSVKTCEVNLTGTSPATDVAAVTKTMIGVINLASSKFVFKIKMNTFEFENKSMQDHYNEKYLETEKYKYGTFSGTMDKTIDVSKNNTTNTNIKGTLEIHGVQKVRTIPVSIKVENKKITITTTFNVNLKEHNIEVPSLVFAKIGEDIKVDMVTNLE
- a CDS encoding co-chaperone GroES → MVNFKPLADRVLVEPAAAETKTAGGIIIPDTAKEKPQRGIIIAAGPGKKDEPTSVKAGDSILYGKYAGTEITIDGKDYLIMRESDIFAIV